One part of the Sporosarcina ureae genome encodes these proteins:
- a CDS encoding phosphoribosylanthranilate isomerase, with amino-acid sequence MTKVKICGLMKPEHVKAAVDAGADAIGFVFAPSRREVTIEQARELAMLIPPTVLKIGVFVDETIEQLQKTFKEVPLDYIQYHGEETPAFIQQVGLPSIKALAIETEDDVKLATTYDVDYYLFDTPGVEYKGGSGKTFDWSLLENAGVSKEQIILAGGLHAGNVQEALGQVNPYMVDVSSGVEIEKQKDTGRIQTFIHTAKGRRDCHDNRN; translated from the coding sequence ATGACAAAAGTTAAGATTTGCGGATTGATGAAACCTGAACATGTGAAAGCGGCTGTAGATGCAGGTGCGGATGCAATAGGTTTTGTCTTCGCACCTAGTCGCAGGGAAGTGACGATAGAGCAGGCGCGTGAATTGGCAATGCTCATCCCGCCGACCGTGTTGAAAATTGGTGTCTTCGTTGATGAAACGATCGAGCAACTGCAAAAGACTTTTAAAGAAGTGCCGCTTGATTATATTCAGTACCACGGAGAAGAGACGCCAGCTTTCATTCAGCAAGTAGGGTTACCTTCCATTAAAGCACTTGCTATAGAAACTGAAGACGACGTGAAGCTCGCTACTACCTATGACGTGGATTATTATTTATTTGATACACCAGGTGTTGAATACAAAGGCGGTAGCGGTAAGACGTTCGACTGGTCATTACTTGAAAATGCTGGAGTGTCAAAAGAGCAGATTATTTTAGCCGGTGGATTGCATGCAGGAAATGTGCAGGAAGCGCTAGGGCAAGTGAATCCATACATGGTAGATGTCTCTAGTGGTGTGGAAATAGAGAAGCAAAAAGACACGGGACGCATTCAGACGTTTATTC
- the trpC gene encoding indole-3-glycerol phosphate synthase TrpC has translation MTILDKIIAQKKIEVERLLKSNTIFPEREIIRPSLYQTLRKAKHVQVISEMKRASPSKGIIAEGANPVKQAKAYYEAGAACISVLTDQEFFKGSFEDLSAVADAVPIALLCKDFIIHKVQIDQAKSAGASVILLIVAALDDETLGSLYTYANEEGLDVLVEVHNVEELQRALAIDARIIGVNNRDLHTFEVDLAHTELIASHFPFDEERVFVSESGIWGREDAERASKAGASAVLVGESLMRSDSVKEALQALQVEKHVIRP, from the coding sequence ATGACGATTTTAGATAAAATTATTGCACAGAAGAAGATAGAAGTAGAACGTCTGTTAAAAAGTAACACGATATTTCCCGAGCGAGAGATCATACGTCCATCACTTTATCAGACATTAAGAAAAGCCAAACACGTCCAAGTCATTTCTGAAATGAAGCGTGCCTCACCTTCCAAAGGAATCATCGCAGAAGGTGCAAATCCAGTAAAGCAAGCAAAAGCCTATTATGAAGCAGGTGCTGCGTGTATATCCGTACTGACGGATCAGGAATTTTTCAAAGGGTCATTTGAAGATTTATCTGCAGTAGCGGACGCGGTACCGATCGCATTATTATGCAAAGACTTTATCATCCATAAAGTTCAGATCGACCAAGCAAAAAGTGCAGGTGCCTCCGTTATTTTATTGATTGTGGCTGCGCTTGATGATGAAACGCTCGGAAGTCTGTATACGTATGCCAATGAAGAAGGTTTGGATGTACTTGTCGAGGTGCATAACGTCGAAGAACTACAGCGAGCATTGGCGATTGATGCGAGAATCATCGGTGTCAATAATCGTGATCTGCATACATTCGAAGTGGATTTAGCACATACGGAACTGATCGCATCACACTTCCCGTTTGATGAAGAGCGTGTGTTTGTCAGCGAAAGTGGAATCTGGGGACGTGAGGATGCAGAACGTGCATCGAAAGCGGGAGCAAGTGCAGTGCTTGTCGGAGAATCGTTGATGCGCAGTGATTCAGTGAAGGAAGCCTTGCAAGCATTACAAGTAGAAAAACACGTGATTCGACCATGA
- the trpD gene encoding anthranilate phosphoribosyltransferase yields MEKFLTIVEKQRHLMYEEMREAAELMFRDETDEEQIAQFLIALSKKGETSHEVAALAAVMKTYANELTPAEARYLDNCGTGGDGVNTFNISTTAAFVLAGAGVQVAKHGNRKISSASGSQDVLDALGIHPDFQITDMQNLLEQQGIAFLFAPAIHPKMKRIGAIRNKIGKTTIFNLVGPLTNPVSLETQFTGINRPDFIMEYASVLRMLGRERAIVVSGAGGMDEASLAGQNEFVLLDHGDLIPFSLTADDVGLEYAPLSAIKGGNAVENAATTRSILSGERGPKFDTVVLNAGIGLFANGKVSTIQEGVKVATESILSGKALEKLEAVVAFSELIRQKAVIQ; encoded by the coding sequence ATGGAGAAATTTTTAACTATAGTAGAGAAGCAACGTCACTTAATGTATGAAGAAATGAGAGAAGCAGCCGAGCTAATGTTTCGCGATGAGACAGATGAAGAGCAAATTGCACAATTCTTGATCGCGTTATCAAAGAAAGGCGAAACCTCACATGAAGTAGCCGCACTGGCCGCTGTGATGAAAACCTATGCAAATGAACTAACACCAGCAGAAGCACGTTATTTGGATAACTGTGGAACAGGCGGAGATGGCGTCAATACATTTAATATTAGTACGACAGCTGCCTTTGTTTTGGCAGGTGCGGGTGTACAGGTTGCGAAACATGGTAACCGTAAAATATCGAGCGCGTCAGGGAGCCAAGACGTCTTGGATGCACTTGGCATTCATCCAGACTTCCAGATAACAGATATGCAGAATTTATTAGAACAACAAGGAATCGCATTTTTATTCGCGCCAGCTATTCATCCGAAAATGAAACGAATTGGTGCTATACGAAATAAAATCGGTAAAACAACGATCTTTAATTTAGTAGGTCCCTTAACGAATCCTGTATCACTGGAAACACAATTCACGGGTATTAACCGTCCTGATTTCATTATGGAGTATGCTTCCGTACTGAGAATGCTAGGGCGGGAACGGGCAATTGTCGTAAGTGGAGCAGGGGGGATGGATGAAGCGTCTTTAGCAGGTCAGAATGAATTTGTCCTACTCGATCATGGCGATTTAATTCCGTTTTCATTGACTGCAGATGACGTGGGACTTGAATATGCACCATTGTCAGCGATTAAAGGTGGAAATGCAGTAGAAAATGCTGCAACAACGCGATCGATCTTAAGTGGAGAACGTGGACCGAAGTTCGATACAGTCGTATTGAATGCAGGAATCGGTTTGTTCGCAAATGGCAAAGTGTCTACTATTCAAGAAGGTGTAAAAGTTGCCACAGAAAGTATACTTTCGGGCAAAGCGTTAGAAAAATTAGAGGCCGTTGTCGCATTCAGCGAATTGATCCGGCAAAAGGCGGTTATCCAATGA
- a CDS encoding anthranilate synthase component I family protein produces MMTEQKNLRVTTRKIEGDSLTPILIFRRLKGNHKFLLESSSQAGGSGRYSFIGLNPQKAYRGRDGVVEEIVYSTNRTYTHEGDLYTLLKRLMPRITEDAGFPFTGGAVGYVGYGAARNGEQRGVDDLQIPDVYFNIYDTVVIYDHELHEVTLLHTEINPVYESPDLDAIEDMIVNGSVDKEDSVSLSDYRCAISKEEFERRVQIVIDAIKEGQAEQVVLSRRLEADITGDPFALYRKLRRRNPSPYMYYMEFEDHTVIGTSPESLVRVTGEQVLTNPIAGTRRRGRDQAEDQALEVELRNDPKELSEHDMLVEVSKKELQQICRPETIEVANYLETVRYEHVMHLVSEVKGDLAPGLHALDALKATMPAGTVTGSPKTAAMDMIDELEDQHRGIYGGAIGYIGLNGNIDFALTIRTMLVKDGKAYVQAGAGIVEASVPSLEYKETSNKARSLLEATETAK; encoded by the coding sequence ATGATGACAGAACAGAAGAACTTGCGAGTAACGACACGAAAGATTGAAGGAGATTCTTTAACACCAATATTGATTTTTAGAAGATTAAAAGGAAATCATAAGTTCTTGCTGGAAAGTTCTTCGCAAGCAGGTGGATCAGGGCGTTATTCATTTATTGGACTGAATCCTCAAAAAGCCTACCGGGGTCGGGATGGTGTAGTAGAAGAAATCGTCTACTCGACGAATAGAACATATACGCATGAAGGAGATCTATATACATTACTGAAGCGACTGATGCCACGTATTACCGAAGATGCAGGATTCCCGTTCACGGGTGGTGCGGTCGGTTATGTAGGATACGGAGCCGCAAGAAACGGTGAACAGCGTGGAGTAGATGACCTCCAGATTCCGGATGTCTATTTCAATATTTACGATACGGTTGTCATCTATGATCATGAATTACATGAGGTTACATTACTGCATACAGAAATAAATCCCGTATATGAATCACCTGACTTGGACGCTATTGAAGATATGATCGTTAATGGATCAGTCGATAAAGAAGATAGTGTTTCACTTTCCGATTATCGTTGTGCCATATCAAAAGAAGAGTTTGAACGACGTGTCCAGATTGTGATTGATGCAATTAAAGAAGGGCAGGCGGAACAAGTAGTCCTATCACGACGTTTAGAAGCAGATATTACGGGTGATCCATTCGCATTGTATCGTAAACTGCGCCGACGTAATCCATCTCCATATATGTATTACATGGAGTTTGAAGATCATACCGTCATCGGAACATCACCTGAAAGTCTGGTGCGTGTTACGGGAGAGCAAGTATTAACGAATCCTATTGCAGGAACTCGCAGACGAGGTCGAGATCAAGCGGAAGATCAAGCACTTGAAGTGGAGTTGCGTAATGATCCGAAAGAGCTGTCCGAACACGATATGTTAGTTGAAGTGAGCAAGAAAGAACTACAGCAAATCTGTCGCCCAGAAACAATTGAAGTGGCGAATTATTTGGAGACCGTTCGCTATGAACACGTCATGCACTTAGTTTCTGAAGTGAAAGGTGACCTAGCTCCAGGCTTACATGCACTGGATGCATTGAAGGCGACGATGCCTGCTGGTACTGTAACAGGCTCTCCAAAAACGGCTGCTATGGATATGATTGATGAATTAGAAGACCAGCATCGCGGAATTTACGGTGGTGCGATTGGTTATATCGGTTTGAATGGTAATATCGACTTCGCACTCACAATTCGCACGATGCTTGTCAAAGACGGTAAAGCTTATGTTCAAGCAGGCGCTGGAATAGTAGAAGCTTCTGTTCCATCACTAGAATATAAAGAAACATCCAATAAAGCCCGTTCCTTGCTTGAAGCAACGGAAACGGCAAAGTAA
- a CDS encoding pseudouridine synthase encodes MRINKFLSGAGIVSRRGADQWIADGRVKINGQLAELGSKVEASDQVVVDGKLVQQEEQLVYIALNKPVGITSTTERHIKGNVVDFINHPLRIFHIGRLDKDSDGLLLLTNDGDIVNEILREEHGHDKEYIVTVDSPITASFISQMESGVKILDTVTKPCTVKKLGPKTFSIILTQGLNRQIRRMCAALGYHIHRLQRVRILNIELGDLPIGEWRELTDSERKELFRTLHYEPKR; translated from the coding sequence ATGCGAATCAATAAATTTCTAAGCGGTGCAGGTATTGTATCTAGGCGTGGCGCAGATCAGTGGATTGCTGACGGTCGCGTTAAAATCAATGGTCAGCTCGCAGAACTCGGAAGTAAAGTTGAAGCAAGTGACCAAGTGGTTGTAGATGGCAAACTGGTTCAACAAGAAGAACAACTAGTGTATATTGCACTCAATAAACCAGTAGGTATTACTAGTACGACAGAGCGCCATATTAAAGGAAATGTTGTAGACTTCATTAACCATCCACTGCGAATTTTCCATATCGGTCGATTGGACAAAGATTCAGATGGCTTACTACTATTAACGAATGACGGTGATATCGTCAATGAAATCTTGCGTGAAGAACATGGACACGATAAAGAATATATCGTCACAGTGGATAGCCCTATCACCGCTTCTTTTATCTCACAAATGGAAAGCGGTGTGAAGATTCTTGACACCGTAACGAAACCTTGCACGGTGAAGAAACTAGGACCCAAAACTTTTTCCATTATATTAACGCAAGGTCTAAATCGTCAAATCCGCAGAATGTGTGCAGCACTCGGCTATCATATTCATCGCTTGCAACGTGTACGAATATTAAATATTGAACTGGGTGATCTACCTATTGGAGAATGGCGGGAACTGACCGATTCAGAACGAAAAGAGTTATTTAGAACTCTTCATTATGAACCAAAAAGATAG
- a CDS encoding bifunctional diguanylate cyclase/phosphodiesterase: MPLYTPSISPYLSTLLDEKFCISLIDLSGRLTYVNRNFCELTGYDEDELIGRTWGKLNRGVSTDETLYMLTEHFIHNTVYQEAIQIFSKSGTVHWLDVTIVPIYDTAGNLTNYLSLDIDVTGSKLVSNEYAKTRTDLQNFKYALDESAVVVITNPQGVITYVNNRFCTLSEYSRKELIGKTHRVVNSGTHPKSFFANMWETIQSGQVWRGVIRNKSKSGNLYWVHTTVVPFIGSDGKPFQYISIRQDVTSQMEAEKSLELALKNDFSLTVKNLQNAIFKYSFDESNQIKITLLEGKVIEQLGITADTLNQFVSDKKFNLSTFKRQLIGALLGRVAQFEIDYQSRTFLVYLSPIFEGENVIEVVGTASDITDRKEAERLVEHMAFHDHLTGLPNRRLLKQTVEDLIETRINSRESFALLYMDLDRFKNINDSMGHYIGDQLLKAVGTRLQTLVRQNDLVGRLSGDEFLILCSSTTKQGAQMVAQRIVNEVSKSFLIENLEIFIAPSIGISMFPEDGARYDTLIRNADSAMYLAKQSGKSTYQFFTEELYKDLMERTLIEMELRQVLHKKELSLHYQPQFEFDTGNMIGVEALVRWQHPSRGTISPGQFIPIAEETGMILPIGLWVLETACKQAKEWQDLGYTSLLMSVNVSLRQFKSISFVTDVKDTLHKTGLQARYLNIEITESMTSDVDYCQNILQELRDIGIKISIDDFGTGYSSLSYLSRFPLTHLKIDQSFIRELSTNSVIVKAIIDLAKNLHLRVIAEGVETYEQAEFLKTLNCDEAQGFLYSRPVPSDELLLLLKDIQS; the protein is encoded by the coding sequence ATGCCGTTATATACTCCTAGTATTTCTCCATATCTATCTACACTCCTTGATGAGAAATTCTGCATATCCCTTATCGACTTAAGCGGTCGTCTAACTTATGTAAACCGAAACTTTTGTGAACTGACGGGTTATGACGAAGACGAATTGATCGGCAGAACGTGGGGGAAGTTGAATAGAGGAGTCTCTACTGACGAGACGCTTTATATGCTTACAGAGCACTTTATACATAATACTGTCTATCAAGAAGCTATTCAGATTTTTTCCAAGTCCGGTACAGTGCACTGGCTGGATGTCACCATTGTACCTATTTATGATACCGCTGGAAACTTAACAAATTATCTTTCACTTGATATTGATGTGACTGGATCCAAGCTCGTCTCTAACGAGTACGCTAAAACACGTACCGACTTGCAAAATTTCAAATACGCATTGGACGAATCAGCAGTAGTCGTCATCACCAATCCACAAGGCGTTATTACTTATGTCAATAACCGCTTCTGTACTCTTTCGGAGTATTCACGTAAAGAATTGATAGGCAAAACACATCGGGTAGTTAATTCAGGTACGCATCCTAAAAGTTTCTTTGCGAATATGTGGGAAACGATTCAGTCCGGTCAAGTATGGAGGGGGGTCATCCGCAATAAATCAAAGTCCGGAAATCTGTATTGGGTTCACACTACAGTCGTTCCGTTCATCGGCTCGGATGGCAAGCCTTTTCAATACATTTCCATACGCCAAGATGTAACCTCGCAGATGGAAGCAGAAAAATCACTGGAATTGGCATTAAAAAATGATTTCAGTTTAACTGTAAAAAATCTTCAAAACGCTATTTTTAAATACTCTTTTGATGAAAGTAATCAAATTAAAATTACATTACTAGAAGGAAAAGTAATTGAACAGTTAGGAATTACTGCGGATACTCTAAACCAATTCGTATCGGACAAAAAATTTAATCTGTCTACATTTAAGCGACAACTTATAGGCGCTCTACTCGGCCGCGTTGCACAGTTTGAAATTGACTACCAATCCAGAACCTTCCTCGTTTATCTCTCCCCTATTTTCGAAGGGGAAAATGTAATCGAAGTTGTGGGTACCGCTAGCGATATTACAGACCGCAAAGAAGCTGAACGTTTAGTAGAACATATGGCATTCCACGACCATCTAACCGGTTTGCCAAATAGACGATTATTAAAACAGACTGTAGAAGACCTAATCGAGACCAGAATAAACAGCCGAGAATCTTTCGCCTTGCTTTATATGGATTTAGATCGATTTAAAAACATCAATGATTCTATGGGACATTATATAGGAGATCAATTGCTAAAAGCAGTTGGCACAAGATTACAAACTCTCGTTAGACAAAATGATTTAGTTGGCCGACTCAGTGGTGATGAATTTCTTATACTGTGTTCTTCCACGACAAAACAAGGAGCACAAATGGTTGCCCAGCGAATCGTCAATGAAGTATCGAAGTCTTTCCTCATAGAAAACTTGGAGATATTTATCGCACCAAGTATCGGGATCAGCATGTTTCCCGAGGACGGTGCACGGTATGATACGCTGATCCGAAATGCAGACTCTGCTATGTATCTAGCAAAGCAATCAGGTAAGAGCACCTATCAATTTTTCACAGAAGAACTGTATAAAGATTTAATGGAACGAACATTAATTGAGATGGAATTACGTCAAGTTCTTCACAAAAAGGAATTATCTCTGCATTATCAGCCACAATTTGAATTTGATACTGGAAATATGATTGGCGTAGAAGCTTTGGTCCGTTGGCAGCATCCTTCGCGCGGAACGATATCTCCCGGACAATTCATTCCGATAGCAGAAGAAACTGGAATGATTCTCCCTATTGGTTTGTGGGTGCTTGAAACAGCTTGTAAACAAGCTAAAGAATGGCAAGACCTAGGTTATACTTCCCTGTTAATGAGTGTCAATGTTTCATTACGTCAGTTTAAAAGTATTAGTTTTGTGACGGATGTCAAAGATACACTTCATAAAACTGGTCTGCAAGCCCGCTATTTGAATATCGAAATAACGGAAAGCATGACTTCTGACGTGGACTATTGCCAAAACATATTACAAGAGCTGCGAGATATCGGTATTAAGATTAGTATCGATGATTTCGGCACAGGCTATTCTTCGTTAAGTTATTTATCCAGGTTCCCTTTAACTCATCTGAAGATTGATCAATCGTTTATACGAGAGCTAAGTACCAATTCAGTAATCGTGAAAGCTATTATCGACTTGGCTAAGAACTTGCACTTACGCGTGATTGCTGAAGGAGTAGAAACTTACGAGCAAGCTGAGTTCCTCAAGACACTCAACTGTGATGAAGCGCAAGGTTTCTTATATTCTAGACCCGTGCCTTCTGACGAACTATTACTGTTATTAAAAGATATACAATCATAG
- a CDS encoding uracil/xanthine transporter, whose translation MGTNQMRYSITALAGFQWLFFMFANTVVIPISVGTAFELEQIEIVSAIQRSFIFTGLACLLQGAFGHRLALLEGQSGLWWGVVLSLAGTASAMGLSLTTVGGSIAVGAMISGVLVAILGTLGMGEILKKWFTPTVMFVFLLLLANQLITIFLKGMIGLNDGEFISLSTTLFSFALAGLTILVHVKGKGIISSLNLLIGMTVGWIGATLIFPQEATETIKATPFIQWFPWGEPTLEIGIVITVVITGLLNTTNTIATLKGAEDIYEKETTKRQYKTSFFITGVLNIGAGALGLVPYAPYASSIGFLQSTGIKDRAPFFIGSILFIILGLVPPLSAFFSTIPQSVGNTVLFVAYLQLFRSALRNVEGLTFEPKNIYRVALPALLGLSIMTLPAAVFSSLPELLQPLLSSGLLVGILAALVMELIFWIGQRFSHVI comes from the coding sequence ATGGGCACTAATCAAATGCGGTACTCCATTACCGCATTGGCAGGATTTCAATGGCTGTTCTTTATGTTCGCTAATACAGTTGTAATTCCGATCTCAGTCGGTACTGCTTTTGAGCTTGAGCAGATTGAAATCGTTTCGGCAATACAACGTTCCTTTATTTTTACAGGACTTGCTTGTTTACTGCAAGGAGCATTTGGACACCGCTTGGCGCTGTTGGAAGGTCAGTCAGGTTTATGGTGGGGTGTCGTGCTCAGCTTGGCAGGTACTGCAAGCGCTATGGGTTTAAGTTTAACGACTGTTGGAGGTAGTATTGCAGTTGGCGCCATGATTTCTGGTGTATTGGTAGCTATTCTCGGGACGCTTGGCATGGGAGAAATCCTCAAAAAGTGGTTCACGCCCACTGTGATGTTCGTATTTCTATTGCTGCTTGCCAATCAATTGATCACGATCTTCCTAAAAGGAATGATTGGTCTAAATGATGGAGAATTTATCAGCCTGTCAACGACCCTATTTTCATTTGCTCTAGCAGGTCTGACGATTCTAGTTCATGTGAAAGGAAAAGGAATCATCAGCAGCTTGAATTTACTTATTGGTATGACAGTCGGATGGATCGGTGCCACACTGATTTTCCCACAAGAAGCTACTGAAACGATCAAAGCCACTCCATTTATACAATGGTTTCCTTGGGGTGAGCCTACACTGGAAATCGGTATCGTTATTACGGTGGTGATTACGGGCTTGTTGAACACGACCAATACAATTGCCACACTAAAAGGTGCTGAGGATATATATGAAAAAGAAACTACTAAGAGACAGTATAAAACTTCCTTCTTCATCACCGGAGTATTAAATATTGGAGCAGGGGCATTAGGTCTCGTACCATATGCGCCTTACGCTTCATCCATCGGCTTTCTACAATCTACTGGAATAAAAGACAGAGCTCCATTTTTCATCGGCTCTATACTGTTCATTATCCTTGGACTGGTACCGCCACTCAGTGCCTTTTTCTCTACTATCCCACAAAGTGTAGGAAACACAGTATTATTTGTGGCCTATTTACAGCTATTCCGTTCGGCTTTGCGTAATGTGGAAGGTTTAACGTTCGAGCCTAAAAACATTTATCGTGTCGCATTGCCTGCGCTTCTCGGGTTGTCAATCATGACATTGCCAGCTGCAGTGTTTTCTTCCCTTCCAGAACTATTACAACCACTTCTTTCTAGTGGGTTGCTAGTAGGTATCTTGGCAGCACTCGTGATGGAGTTAATCTTCTGGATTGGTCAACGGTTCAGTCATGTTATATGA
- a CDS encoding sensor domain-containing diguanylate cyclase — MRWSLKSLIQVVATLAIVLTFLTSTTVGYRVNKQTLIDSTLETNYAYAKKLSSTTDAFLRDTLKTLETNAVEVLPLLEDSKAQPQLNQIAERIRQQTSTFNSVAVSSDEGVVLGVSPPSLDLLGKKLTSFGAQQAIKEKKPTISPPYVGITGELIVFISVPLIVNQEYKGFLGGAIYLHKPNVLEQILGDHFYDDGSYVYVVDTEGKLIYHQLEERLKDNVSSNIVVQKVSSGNSGFLELINTKGIPMLAGYAYIPIANWGIVSQRPLDVSVAPARDMVLEMAFKSLPLLLLSFLLVRYFSRKIALPLQRLAYYTESSIESDQKEKMESISDWYYEARQLKGAVLNSLDYFKKEINYFIHESTTDPLTKLTNRRTMNSLMSQWVADEIPFAFIILDIDKFKRVNDRYGHSVGDEVLIYLADLMQRTVREQDICCRYGGEEFVILLPKADKVTAYLTAERLREKLEDTISPCGEVITMSAGVAAYPLHANHPARLIELADQSLYEAKRTGRNKTIVVSDEPRHE; from the coding sequence ATGAGATGGTCCTTGAAAAGTTTAATTCAAGTCGTAGCAACCTTGGCTATCGTTTTAACGTTTCTGACTAGTACTACGGTTGGCTATCGTGTAAACAAGCAAACCTTGATAGACTCGACCTTGGAAACGAACTATGCATATGCCAAGAAGTTGTCATCTACTACTGATGCCTTTTTGCGTGATACGTTAAAAACACTTGAAACGAATGCGGTAGAAGTACTACCTCTTCTAGAAGATTCAAAAGCACAACCTCAGTTGAATCAAATAGCAGAGCGTATCAGGCAGCAGACAAGTACATTCAATTCAGTTGCTGTTTCTTCTGATGAAGGTGTTGTACTCGGTGTATCGCCACCAAGTCTAGACCTACTTGGAAAAAAGTTAACTTCATTCGGTGCGCAACAAGCTATTAAAGAAAAAAAACCTACTATATCTCCACCTTACGTAGGAATCACTGGTGAACTAATCGTTTTTATCAGTGTCCCTTTAATAGTCAATCAGGAGTATAAAGGGTTTTTGGGAGGTGCTATATACCTACATAAGCCGAACGTGCTAGAACAAATTCTGGGGGATCATTTCTATGATGATGGCTCCTATGTATATGTGGTGGATACGGAAGGTAAATTGATTTATCATCAGCTTGAAGAACGCTTAAAAGATAATGTCTCCAGTAATATTGTTGTTCAAAAGGTAAGTAGCGGAAATAGTGGTTTTTTGGAATTGATCAACACAAAAGGGATTCCGATGTTGGCAGGATATGCATATATACCAATTGCTAATTGGGGAATCGTATCACAAAGACCATTGGATGTTTCCGTCGCTCCTGCCAGAGATATGGTGTTAGAGATGGCATTTAAGTCTTTGCCATTACTACTACTATCGTTCTTACTCGTTAGATACTTTTCTAGAAAGATCGCCCTGCCGCTTCAGAGGTTAGCATATTATACCGAAAGCAGTATAGAATCAGATCAAAAAGAAAAAATGGAAAGTATCTCGGATTGGTACTATGAAGCAAGGCAGTTAAAAGGAGCCGTGTTAAATAGTTTAGATTACTTTAAAAAAGAGATAAACTATTTTATACATGAATCAACAACAGATCCACTGACGAAGTTGACCAATCGTCGAACCATGAATAGTCTTATGTCACAATGGGTAGCTGATGAAATACCATTCGCTTTCATTATTTTAGATATAGATAAGTTTAAGCGTGTCAATGATCGTTATGGTCATTCAGTTGGTGACGAGGTATTGATTTATTTAGCTGACTTAATGCAACGAACGGTTCGCGAACAAGACATTTGCTGTCGCTACGGAGGTGAAGAATTCGTCATTCTTTTACCGAAAGCAGATAAGGTGACTGCTTATTTGACAGCAGAACGGCTTCGTGAAAAACTGGAGGACACGATCAGTCCTTGTGGTGAAGTGATCACGATGTCAGCGGGGGTCGCTGCCTATCCGCTGCATGCAAATCATCCAGCGCGGCTTATCGAGTTGGCGGATCAAAGTCTGTATGAAGCCAAACGTACAGGACGCAATAAGACCATCGTCGTTTCCGATGAACCTCGGCATGAGTAA
- a CDS encoding NAD(P)-dependent oxidoreductase, protein MKIVVFGATGRTGSEIVRHALADGHEVTVFVRSPEKCEAQENLTIIKGDVRDSTAVKNALMGAEAVVSALGTDKTTTLTEAIPAIIEGMQEHRILRIVTIGTAGILESRTEPSKLRYQSNESHRKLTFAAEEHHKVFTMLQNSGLDWTIVCPTYLPDGEAVGTYRTERDYLPIDGAKISTGDTAAFAYDELCKGENIGYRVGISY, encoded by the coding sequence ATGAAAATAGTCGTTTTTGGAGCAACAGGACGTACGGGTAGCGAAATAGTCCGTCATGCATTAGCAGACGGTCATGAGGTAACGGTATTTGTTCGGTCGCCAGAGAAATGTGAAGCGCAAGAAAACCTCACTATTATTAAAGGTGACGTACGTGATTCTACTGCAGTGAAAAATGCGTTGATGGGTGCTGAAGCAGTCGTGAGTGCTCTCGGCACTGATAAAACAACAACGCTTACAGAAGCAATACCTGCTATTATTGAGGGAATGCAAGAACATCGAATCCTAAGAATTGTCACGATTGGTACAGCGGGTATATTGGAAAGTAGAACAGAACCGTCGAAGTTACGCTATCAATCGAATGAATCTCATCGCAAATTGACATTTGCAGCAGAAGAGCATCATAAAGTATTCACTATGCTGCAAAATTCAGGCTTGGATTGGACAATAGTTTGTCCTACCTATTTACCTGACGGAGAGGCGGTTGGGACTTATCGAACAGAAAGAGACTACTTGCCTATAGATGGAGCGAAGATCTCTACTGGAGATACAGCTGCATTTGCTTATGATGAATTATGTAAGGGCGAAAATATAGGATATAGAGTCGGGATCTCATACTAA